CGATTCCAGAAACAACTCGATTTTCCCTGTCCCGAAAAACCGTCCCACCGCTAATTTGTACTTTTTGGAGCTGGCCAAAACGCAGAGAATATTTTACGGAAACTgattcttctgacaaaaaacgCTACATCATTCGATTTTGTAGTTAACGAGCGGTGAATTTGTAGAGTGCAGTTATCACTTGAAtggaagaaaattaaaacactAAGGATTTCAAAGTAACAAAGCTGAGCAGGCTAAAAGACAATGAATCATTGGCAGcgtaatagcgctgcctaagtaaagaacgatgtgggcacaatgaattatttatttctttgcaTTTTCTGACCAAGGCCCTTCCTATAGAACGGGTTTtcgcagaaacttcgaaaggggctcattctattaaaaactagaagctctagtgtcctttttaagagccaaaggTGATTAGAGGGTGGCAAGTCCCCCCTCCAGCCAATCCCATCATTTCCCTACGCACGTCTAAcacaaattctgagatagccatattaTTTAACAAAGTTGGAAGGTCCAGTAATTTGCCCTATCCTTCCCCAACACCCCCCACAGCCTTTAGGGcaggggctataagttatactaGGTGCCCATTATTAacctataaggtttttatggaaggtgtgGTATAAACTTAGGAGGGCCTCCTTCGATTGgaaaatcagaaattctagttttattttaagagtcaaaggtaatcgagggcaactagcaccTTCCCCTTAAGCCCTCTTCtcaccaaacgcatctgattgaaattgtgagatatccattttgttaaaaataaccCAAAGAACACATaaaatgcctctagggttgacaaatccccagagcccaggggcaagtgttgtaagttatgctccgaGGGTATGTAAGGTTTTCAGGGAATGGGTGGTCATATGAACTTTAGatggggttcatttgattggaaaaatcggaagttctagtgccctctctCAGAGCCAAAAATGATTGGATGgcggccccccccccaacgctcatcattttctaaaacacatccaatcacaattttgagacagctatttttttaacattgttGAAGGATCcagtaattatgcctttggggatgccAAATCCCCCACAGCCACcaggaaagggttgtaagttagacaattcgttcattgtttacgcattgtatatgttattgaaaaaggtgagcatgtttgacctttatttttcaaaaagacgAAGCGTATTCAGTGAGTCTTTTTGGAGAATGCTTAGGAgattgttgaactaaattactACACGTTATGTGCatacgggttgtcaaaagggcgtacctCAGGAAAGACAAGTACATTAATttagaactttcaggaaatgatgcGCGAGATTATCAATTGACCCAAAAAGAcgatatttgcatgctactactaccactactattagTGCTAtcacaactactacttctaccacTAAATCCACTGCTTACGTAGCGAGTGCTaccaaggctgaggatatttaaataaacatcTAAGGTAACGTAGGAgggaaaattgaactaaatcattGCATACAGATTGCTGGAAAGGCGTATcggcaatatttttggaaccctttttaagagtcaagggTGACTGGAGGGCAGCAAGCCCCTCCCAACCAAGCctatcatttctccaaacacatccaacaaaattttgagatagccatattgttcaacacagttgaaaagtccagtaaTTTGGCCTAGGGGGTGACCCCCCCGACATCCCTCAGGGCAGGGGCCTTAAGTTATACTAGGTGCCCATTATCAACATTAAAGGTTTTTACAAAAggtgtggtcgtataaacttaggACGGGCTAATTCGACTGggaatcagaagttctagtttcattttaagagtcaaagtgatggAGGGCGCCTAGCACCTTCCCCCTGAAGCCCTATTCTCCCCAcacgcatctgattgaaatcgTGAGATGGTCGTTTCGTTAAAAATAACCTAAAGAACACAACAATGCCTCCAAGGTTGACAAAACCCCTAGAGCCCAGgcgcaagtgttgtaagttatgccccaggggcataaaaggtttttatggaatgggtggtcgtacgAACTTTAGATggagttcatttgattggaaaaattggaagttctagtgccctttttaaaagccaaaagtgattggaaagcagcccccccccccacacacacacacttatCATTTCCTAAAACACGTCCAATCACagttttgagacagctattttttcaacattgttgaaagatccagtaattatgcctttggggatgtcaaGTCCCCCACAGTCATCAGGCAAggttgtaagttaggcaattcgttcattgtttacacattgtatatgttattgagaaagatgAAGAATATCCAAAAGCAGTGATTTTCACAGTGCCTCTCATAGATTAAATTTAGTTGTCAATGACCTAAATATTGTACCAGAGATTAAGAACAAAATAGGCACAAAAAACAAGGTATCTGATTCTTCAGGGAGAGCACTCTTCGAAGGAAAAAGATCCcaaaaattcatgttttgagTGAAACAAGGTGGTCTGAGAAGCACAAATGCATATTCaacttttcaaacaatttcATAGCCATCAAGGAATGAAATTGTTTAGGGATTACAAAATTCGTGATTATGTTGTCAACTCCAATCACACTCATGTGGTTCACAACAGAGACTGTCGCTAATAGGGTAAATGTGATTTTTAGCGGAACCCGTCAATGCTGACAAAATTTTCTACCAcccttgtgtttttttatatttctgtttttgttggttttgaaTGCACAATAAGGTGCTctctaatgaaaataataaagtatATACGGATATTCAAGgatataaagtatttttcatagcccccacccctccccctaaaattcaatttATGGGCGCCAATGAGAGGTCATAAGGGAACACCgaaatgaaattgaaacttgttgggaGGGTTTATGAGTGAAGGTGTGAATAGATAGGTTGAAGGAGGAGCATGTgcagctatgttggcctcagggggCTTGGCACTTTCTCACCGGACTTGAAATGAAAGGAGCATGGAGGGCTATATATCTCGATTTAACCTTATTTGACAAGCATAGTCGTCATCAGGAATATTTACACTTCAGATTGAAGAATGGGGGCAAATACGTTATGCAAGATAACATTTGTTTGATGTCGAGTAAAAGCTCCGGAGGTGTTTAATGTCACGTCCCTTTTTAACAGCTATCTGATGATGATTAGTCTGGTCACTGTCAACAAGAGTGCCACGAAGGAAAAGTAGGGCATCATGTGTCATTGATTAAGTAAAATCTTgtgaaaaatcattttcactCCAAAGTGCGGATATTATGTCAAAAATAGTTCTCCCCACTCATGATAAGTATTTGTTCCCAGGCTTAACTTTTAATAGtgtcattataaaaaaaaccggGGACGATACAATAATAACGGTATTCATTTATGTTCTACAAAATAAGGGAACTCCTTttctcttcataaaaaaaaaccgtcATAAACAATCTTACCCTACAGtatctaaacaaaataaaatggacacaaTAATAGCTTTAgagaaaagatttattttattatagacCATTACGGTAtcgattttctctttttcttcttttctttatccAAATCCATTTCGACGCCACTATCGTCTAGCGCTAACTTATCAACTAGTACACTTTCACTTAAATCGgccttacttttcttttttttcttttttaccagtATTTCAATTATTTCCGATCCTACTACATCACATTCCTCTTTAActtgttttgtcttttgtctTTTCTGCTCAGGTTCTTCAAAACCCCTAgaactttcattatttttggaaaggcaaaaatctttattattatCCAAGTCACATAgttgttcaaaaatatttttcttcttccaggATGGCTTTGCAGGAGAACCTGatgattttttaatagttttttcgGTTTGACTCCTTCCATTTTGAAGCTCTATTTCAGTGTTTccctcttttctctttttcaattttggaacATTCAATTCTTCTGTTATAGCAACAGATCGTGACCTTTTCCTCGGTATGCTTTCTTGCATCTTCGttttctcaatttttgtaatttccgGCTCGGTCTTTCCTTTGGTAAGTAACTGTGGTGGCTTAAAGGCTTTACGGAGTATTCTCATCACTTCCTCTTCTGTGAAATGTCTACTAGCTTTTGGTTCGTTTTTAGGCTTAAATTTACCGTGAGGAATTGTATAGCCGCTTGGTGGGTCACTGAAAGTGAAATCAAATTTACCAGttgaatattataataaaaggattttagaaaaaccatgaccatatttttctttttttagacgTTATCGCTTATACGAAAAAAATCTCGCTAGACGTTACGAAAAAAATCATATCAATTACATATTGCCCATTAGGCTTTGATAAGCCTTTCATATCTTTCCTAAAGTTGCATAATTGCCCGCTAACTGAAGGATATGCCTCAATTCTTTttgttgaaagaaaaagaaaaaaagaaaaaaaatgtttcaaatgcATGCTATCAGGGCCGAAGGCTATTTTGCAAGTTTAAAATACGGCATCATTATGGCACAACTTTTTCAGAAACGATAAAATAAGCTTGAATATGACCAAGTGATCATAATAGCTAATaccatttcttatttttaaaaatttataataaatcaaTAGAACATATCAAACTGTAGTTACCCACTTTAAGAGCTTtctctatcttttttttccctAATAAATTGGAGCAATAGCAAAATTTGAGCAAAACAAGGTgtcttacagaaaaaaaatattaaaagatgaCAAAAGCCTGCGTTCTATTTCAAATAACAGAATGATTCATAATAAcgataaacttgtttttttcaaaaagacagaaaataaaagaaaaaataacacttggatttttattttgacgCTCTAGGTATGCACATCTTTGTGAAACTGATCATGTAAAGAACAAAATATCTTTTAGCCTATCAAGGAGATATAGCacacttaaaaaaatgaaataattttagcagCATTGAGCGGTCACATTTTTGTTGCGTTAGGTggtcaatattttgagattCAAAACTTCTTTTAGTTTCAATAATCGAAATAATTGATCTTCTTAATCGATTTGAAGTTAGTTCTTTAAACTACAgtaataaataattacaaagATATTACTATAGTTTCACTAATATTTATGATGGCTGCAAAATAAGTTAGTTTTGTATTCTAGCCAAATGATGTGCAATTTTTAGTTTACATGAGAGAAAAAAACTACGTTTGGTCAATTCAAACTTGGTTCTTTAAAATACAGTCACACATAATTACTAAGATACTACTCTAATCCAACTGATTCTCATTCTCACAACAAAATACTTCAGTTTTGTATGCTAGTCATAAATACaaagttataaaaataattattttgcttGATTGCGGTTAACCTTGCCCTTTAAACTAGGGTCACgaacaaaaaacaattctttttgaATTATGACAATTCAACGAAAAGTGAGCGACACGTAACAGTGTCTAGTTGATACAAACTCAAAACCaataaacatttaaa
This is a stretch of genomic DNA from Artemia franciscana chromosome 18, ASM3288406v1, whole genome shotgun sequence. It encodes these proteins:
- the LOC136038695 gene encoding uncharacterized protein LOC136038695; its protein translation is MSSSFPVLNHDVVVPVLPFQFGKLKNLGPDLAKKVLPPDQFCHELGGFPFLIRVISADPDLVPLYGGVWGAKLHCNVVVFRPTPGMTIEGQCWDARNKVFTYLDLAIKILKPDGASDDTWQGSIVENGDIAKFVLLGYGNCKPLADFTPGTDNLRFQTNNFKPVPILYARFENDPPSGYTIPHGKFKPKNEPKASRHFTEEEVMRILRKAFKPPQLLTKGKTEPEITKIEKTKMQESIPRKRSRSVAITEELNVPKLKKRKEGNTEIELQNGRSQTEKTIKKSSGSPAKPSWKKKNIFEQLCDLDNNKDFCLSKNNESSRGFEEPEQKRQKTKQVKEECDVVGSEIIEILVKKKKKKSKADLSESVLVDKLALDDSGVEMDLDKEKKKKRKSIP